A genomic segment from Bacillus cereus G9842 encodes:
- a CDS encoding nitroreductase family protein, with product MTTYTSIANVIKERRSVRTFTDKAVDKELLIELLNDATWAPNHKYREPWNCKLYIGEGRKKLVDAVLNSFTEEERAKRGKILSDRFLSTPAQIVVYINEDPRQIQRDEDYAATCAFMQNFQLLAWERGLGCVWKSGGLNYNPLFIEGIGLTRGQRIVGILHIGYFDKAPEGKARTPITEKMEIIEG from the coding sequence ATGACTACATATACTTCCATCGCTAATGTGATTAAAGAAAGGCGCTCTGTTCGTACATTTACAGACAAAGCGGTAGATAAAGAGTTATTAATTGAACTATTAAACGACGCAACGTGGGCACCGAATCATAAATATCGTGAACCATGGAATTGTAAATTATACATTGGAGAAGGCCGCAAGAAATTAGTAGATGCAGTATTAAACTCTTTCACAGAAGAAGAAAGAGCAAAGCGCGGTAAAATTTTATCAGATCGTTTCTTAAGCACGCCTGCACAAATCGTTGTATATATAAATGAAGATCCGCGTCAAATTCAGCGTGACGAAGATTACGCTGCAACATGTGCATTTATGCAAAACTTCCAGCTTCTTGCTTGGGAACGCGGATTAGGTTGCGTTTGGAAATCAGGCGGATTGAACTACAATCCATTATTTATAGAAGGAATCGGTTTAACAAGAGGACAACGTATCGTTGGAATTCTTCATATCGGCTATTTCGATAAAGCGCCAGAAGGAAAAGCTCGTACTCCGATTACGGAGAAGATGGAGATTATTGAAGGTTAA